From Anticarsia gemmatalis isolate Benzon Research Colony breed Stoneville strain chromosome 3, ilAntGemm2 primary, whole genome shotgun sequence, one genomic window encodes:
- the LOC142987172 gene encoding rRNA-processing protein UTP23 homolog yields MKITRYKKVQKYLRFYYNNYGFHQPYQVLLDGTFCFAAFKEQINIREQIPKYLNSQAKLLTTRCIIMETEKIAKKTHGALTILKQFGIHECGHKEPIAGSSCILSMIGKRNDKHYILATQDRDLQDKLREKAGVPLLYLHNKSPTLEKPSKISYSKAGQSLEGVFITETQNEALQSMKKVLGLEEKVEEPKIPIKKKKPHNPNPLSCKKKKKKPVNNKVQKESVSEGKVRKRKKKKLPQHLKEQLKTAVNG; encoded by the exons atgaaaataaccaGGTATAAAAAGGTTCAAAAATACCTGCGATTCTACTATAATAACTACGGTTTCCACCAACCTTACCAGGTTTTACTTGACGGCACATTTTGTTTCGCAGCATTTAAA gaacaaataaacataagaGAACAAatcccaaaatatttaaactctcAAGCTAAACTATTAACAACAAGATGTATTATAATGGAAACTGAGAAAATTGCTAAAAAGACACACGGAGCATTaacaatattgaaacaatttggTATCCATGAATGTGGGCATAAAGAACCGATTGCTGGCTCTAGCTGCATATTGTCTATGATAGGTAAAAGGAATGACAAGCATTATATCCTGGCAACACAGGATAGGGATTTACAAGACAAGCTTAGGGAAAAGGCTGGTGTTCCACTTCTGTATCTTCATAATAAGTCCCCAACATTAGAAAAACCATCCAAAATAAGTTATTCAAAAGCTGGACAAAGTTTGGAAGGTGTGTTCATAACTGAAACTCAGAATGAAGCATTGCAATCTATGAAAAAAGTTTTAGGTCTGGAAGAAAAAGTTGAGGAGCcaaaaatacctattaaaaagaaaaagccTCATAATCCAAATCCTTTGTCTtgtaaaaagaagaagaagaagccagtaaataataaagtgcAGAAGGAAAGTGTGAGTGAAGGTAAAGTTAGGAAgagaaagaagaagaagctgCCTCAACATTTGAAAGAGCAGTTGAAAACAGCTGTTAATGgctaa
- the LOC142987173 gene encoding anaphase-promoting complex subunit 13, giving the protein MDSKYRRNGRLIDIVDEEWRAEQLPHEDIQVPLEELPDPEADSADSHLTLKEQSMRWQENFPEPAGSN; this is encoded by the coding sequence ATGGACAGCAAATATCGTCGGAACGGTCGTCTGATAGACATAGTGGATGAGGAGTGGAGGGCGGAGCAGCTGCCTCATGAGGACATCCAGGTTCCTTTGGAGGAGTTGCCGGACCCAGAGGCTGATAGTGCAGACTCTCATCTTACACTTAAAGAGCAAAGCATGCGCTGGCAGGAGAACTTCCCTGAGCCAGCTGGCAGTAATTAA